Part of the Oreochromis aureus strain Israel breed Guangdong linkage group 20, ZZ_aureus, whole genome shotgun sequence genome, TCAGCAAACAGAAGTTTGACCTAGGGCAATTACAGCATGATCCCGCTGAGGAAGCCTTGTAAGTTAGCTTAGTAGTGTAGTCTGGTGGTCAGTTATGATAGACTAGAGCttggcagaagaagaaaaaaaaacaacaactattgTTTGATTTTTAGATTAGATTCCCCCCCTCCCCCTGGTAGTCATTATACTAGAATGACTCCTGTAGTAACTGTGCTTCAGTTGTGATGTAAAGGTGTTTGACTCTGGCATAAGCAATTTTAAACATGAGACAATAAGAGTTAGCCTACTTTGACCACCCTTgaaaatcattattatttttgttatattcATGTAATTTTTGATGTTAGGTACTTGTGACAGAATTTTTTCTTTAGCCTTAAATTGTTTCATCAATTAAATTGCAAGATTTTTTGATAATCTAAATGTGAAATAGTGGTCTGCACATAGAGATGGATTTAGATTAATGTGCAGATTTCACATTTAAACTTCATTCTAAACTTAAACTGTGATCTATAGAATGTAACACAAACTGGTATCCAAATTTAGCACCAGTAAAGGGCATTTCTTTCATCTACAATGTCCATACATGTACCTCTCAGAGGTTAGACTTAAGTTGGACTTGATGGTCACATCAAAACTGGAAGTTTGGAGAGTGCCAAAGATGATAGCCACATTCtccaaggggggggggggggggggtgtctttGTTGAAACTAATGCAAAAGCTAACATGAACAACTGAAAAACAGTTGAAAGTCAGTGTTCATAAGGATCATTGAGTACATGAAACGATGTGTTAActaatttctgtttttttgttttttcttcaagGTAATGGAGATGAGCAGCAACAGTGAGTGCTTTGGATGTGGCCGCTCTGGACATTGGGTCAAGCACTGCCCTAATGCCAGTGGTTCGCGTGGCCGTGGCAGGGGACGAGGACGAGGCAAGGGTACTATACTATTCTTGCCACACCCAATATAAACTGGATTTAATTATAGAAGGCATGGgtgaaaatgaaaggaaaaactcaattcttGTAGTTTTCTGCTTTGCTTATCTATCTGTGTCATTACAGAGCTGTTCTGTTATCGGTGCGGAGACCAAGGACACATGGCCAGGGACTGTGACCAAACTGAGGATGGTGTGAAttccatttgtttttcttcaattcagttttacttgGTACCGATTTTTcccagaaatgttttttttttatcattttttttaatgtcaaactGTTTCAATTTTTCCCCAGCGTGCTACAACTGCCACAGGAGTGGTCACATTTCCCGGGACTGCAAGGAGCCcaaaaaggagagagagcagCTCTGCTACACTTGCGGGAAAGCTGGTCACATGGCCCGTGACTGCGATCACGCCAATGAGCAGAAGTGCTACTCCTGCGGTGGGTTTGGCCACATCCAGAAGCTGTGCGATAAGGTGAAATGTTACAGGTAAGTATGGTTCTGTTAGGAGAAGCACGCTTGGTCCTATAGTTTGACAACATTTCTACTATTTTGAAGCCCTCCAATTCTAATCTTTAGGTATACTTGGGTTCTGTGTTAATTTTAGAGTCCGCTTTTATCGCACTCACcaaattctttctttttcaggtgTGGTGAGATTGGTCACGTTGCTGTACACTGCAGTAAAGCAAGCGAGACTAACTGCTACAACTGCGGAAAGGCAGGCCACCTGGCAAAAGAGTGCACCATTGAAGCCACCGCATAATCAGTGCCCTCTGTTGCCCCTCCTTTTTTCAGATTGATGGTTGGTTGTATTATTTTCTCTGAATCCTCTTCACTGGCCAAAGGTTGGCTAACAGAGGCTAGTCCCAGGCCAGTGAGCCTCTCGACATGTAATACAaagaaaggggtgaaaaaaatatcTTTCTGCATTcaatacaaaaaatgttttagtttggtAGCGGTGTTATGTATAATGCTTTGTTAAAGAACCCCCCTTTCCAAGCCACTGGTGACCAGAGATGAATAAACGGGACTAAACATATGGGAATCTATAGGACCTCTGAGCTTGTGGAAGTGTATCTCAGTAAAATGAGATAGAAGAAGGGAGTAAATGGAAACCAAACTTCCATGTATGgttattttggtttgttttagtGGGATATGAGTTGGCCAAGAGAGTATGACATGGAAACAGTTCATAACATGATGCATTTCAGCCCTACAGCAGCTAAGTGGGCGATAACAAACTACATGTTATATTACTAAGATATAAAAATTTTGGAGTTGTTAAAAGAAACATGCTCTTTTATAGAAATCTGTTTACAATTTAAGTAACACGGTAGTCCAAGGCAgacttttccttttaaaaatggctttggaattttttgttttttaccttggCAAAACTTAACATCAACAGTTGTCAGAACGGCAGAATTAGGAGTTATTTGGgaatgaaaaatgttttcacagaaaatcaaaaatgttatttttgtaCAATATCACTTAGACTACTGTATAAATACCATTTGCTTGTACTCAGTTTTTAAGTCGGAAGGAAAGTGCAACTGAAGTCCTAGAAAATAGAAGTGTAATTTTAAACTATCAATAAAGCTGGAGGAGCACGGGGAGGATCTTCTTGTCTGATTTCTTTTGCAATACACCCAGTATTTACCACAGCTCGTTTTGCCAGGCTTTATCTTTACAGATGTTTCTGTTCTCAAATCATCTGAACATCTTGTGCAAGAAGTGGGACGCTGATAACTTTTGAGCTGCTGCTTGTGTCCTAGAAGTTCAAATAAAGGATTATCTGCTAGATAACCTACAGATTACTGTGGGATTAAACAACATGCAAAGCTGGaccttgtatttttattttatattaatctAGACATTTTGTTAGTctgcagttacaaaacatcTGCAGCATTACATCCAGAAAATTATGTGATTAACATGAgcagacatatttatttattccactAAGAAATGGTTAAACACTTTCTCACTGGATGGGTTAATTTTGCCTATCAGGCTTCCTGCAGCACATTCCTGGCAATTTTTGGACTCGACATACTCCTGCATGTGACATCAGCAACTAAACCGAGCTATTTGTGTTTGTCATTGCTAAATAAGATTCATCCGCACCCATTTTGAGCTCTCTGCTCTACATATACTTGATCTGGAATGACAAGAAGCGGTGATCAATGAGTTCTCCTATTTTGTCTTTGCTCTGCGGCCCCTGTGATCCATGCGTGTCTTGTGCGTACAACAAATGGAAAGCTCCACCTCGGTGTCTAAAATGGCAGCGGGGGTTGCGGTGCAGATGCAGCTCCTTCCGGCAGAGATGCAGCAAAAGACCCTCCTACTCCTCATATGTCGTCATCGGGTCTCAACCAGTCAAATTATAGGCGAGAAAATATATGAGAGAAAACAAGCCCAAACAGCCAGCCAGCGAGCGCGGCCGGTGCGAGCCGGCTCACGCTTCTTAAGGGGTTCAGATTTATACattattgtctatttttttttcttcattaacCCGGTGGGTAAGTAAAGGAGATGAGGGGACTCCTGCCGTTTTACCGGGGTTTGTACACCCTGAGTAACCGCCAAGCCAGTCGTAAAGCTGGGATTGTCGGTTCTCGGTGCGGGCTTTGCGGAACTCAGTCTAATAGCAAGGTACGGTTCGAGCTGTTGCTGTTGCTTCGGGCTCAGGCAAACAACATGTCGTTGACACTGATAACAAGGCGGtactttgtttgttgttctCTCGGATTGTTTTTTGTTACAATGTATCGAATCGACGTGGCGTGCGGGGTTGCTCGCAACTTTCTCAGCTGTGGATGCGCTCAGGGATGAAACAACAGGGGCGCTGACATCAGGGGCAGCAGCAGATGTAGCTCGCTGTatttttgcccccccccccatgaGAAAAACAACCACTGATACACtgtgttctttatttgttttaattggtCCCAGCTCCAGCGGGGGGAAAGAAATTTGGGGTTTGGGTTATTTTAAGATTGATTGTAATATGCTAACAGTGTAACCTAACAGGCCTGTGTACTGCTGTGTCACCATAGCAATTCTCACATAGATTCCTGTCTTCCCTGTTGACGTCAAATACAAAACAGTTGTTATCATTATTACACGATGATGATGATTGCCTACAAAGAATTAAGTTATGTAAAATGATAAATGATCAGTGTCATTGGAAATGTAATACTATGCACAGTAATAGATTATTCTCTTTAAGACATAATTCAAACCCATTGGTTATTCAGTGAACCCTTATTCTACTTCACTTGTCTGCTATTAATCACTCATGTTGTTTCCCCAGGTGAAAAAGTGCTTATTTGTTTGGCtgatcagtgtgtgtctgtccttCCCTTCTGCAGCCACAGCCAAGGTTTGGGCTGTTGTTCGACATTGATGGCGTGCTTGTCAGAGGGAGGATGCCAATCCCTGCGGCAACAAAAGCATTTGAGAAGTTGGTCAACTCTCAGGGACAGTTTGTGGTGCCAGTCGTTTTTGTCACAAATGCAGGGAATTGCCTCAGACAAACAAAAGCGGACCAGCTCTCTCACATCCTGGGAGTGCCTGTGAGTTTTAAATTCCTATGCAAGTTTTAATGGTGTTAAGGGTGTATCCCCTGCTCTTTGGTGTGTGCATGCAGTGCATTCAAAACTTTTTCAGTTTCCCctcattttttaataaataataaaataataaatggatgCATAATTTTATTGAAAGACGCACAAACACACGTGTTTgtacagagtttgtacaattctaacaagctttaaagtcaatatttgctatcgccacctttttgtttttcagcatagCCTGAAGACTGAAAATTGTCCTTTTGCTAACTTGTAGATGTAAAACACTAGTTCATCTCTTGAGTTCAgtcctttttttatttcttgaaTGAATGATTTaaaggtcagtgttaagtggcttaacaaacaacgacaataattattattttggaaatgttcaggtaaaaggactggactgaaa contains:
- the cnbpa gene encoding CCHC-type zinc finger, nucleic acid binding protein a isoform X2, which translates into the protein MEMSSNSECFGCGRSGHWVKHCPNASGSRGRGRGRGRELFCYRCGDQGHMARDCDQTEDACYNCHRSGHISRDCKEPKKEREQLCYTCGKAGHMARDCDHANEQKCYSCGGFGHIQKLCDKVKCYRCGEIGHVAVHCSKASETNCYNCGKAGHLAKECTIEATA
- the cnbpa gene encoding CCHC-type zinc finger, nucleic acid binding protein a isoform X1 → MEMSSNSECFGCGRSGHWVKHCPNASGSRGRGRGRGRGKELFCYRCGDQGHMARDCDQTEDACYNCHRSGHISRDCKEPKKEREQLCYTCGKAGHMARDCDHANEQKCYSCGGFGHIQKLCDKVKCYRCGEIGHVAVHCSKASETNCYNCGKAGHLAKECTIEATA